The DNA segment CCGGGGCCCCGCATCGCCACCGGCCTGAGTGCGGGCTCCGTGGGAGCGGCTGTCGTCCGGGGCGAGCCGACGTTCATTGGATTTCCCGGGTCAGGGGTGAGTGGCGGCATCAACCAGTGACCTTGTCACAGAGGGATGTCACGGTGCCGTACGCCCCCTCGGCCCCGGCGACGACTCCGGTGGCGGTGCTCATCCCGCGGGCTTCCCGGGCTGCTTGTCCGTGCTCCGGAGTGCGTCGGCGAGCTCGTGGTCGATCTTCACGTAAGACTCGGCGGCCGCGGGCAAAGCTCGCGGCCGAAGCAGACCGGCCCCGCTCCACCGAGGGAGCGGGGCCGGTCGCACCGGACATTCCGGCGGGCCGCCGGATGTGGCGGCTGGATGACGGCTAGATGAGGCCCTGGGCCAGCATCGCGTCCGCGACCCGTTCGAAACCGGCGATGTTGGCGCCGGTCACGTAGTTGCCGGGGGCGCCGTAGCGTTCGGCGGTCTCGTAGCAGGTGTGGTGGATGTCGCGCATGATCCGCAGCAGTTCGTCCTCGACGCGCTCCGGCGCCCAGGTGTCACGGGCCGCGTTCTGCTGCATCTCCAGGGCGCTGACCGCGACACCGCCCGCGTTGGCCGCCTTGCCGGGGCCGAAGGCGACTCCCGCCTCGTGGAGGACGTCGACGGCCTCCATGGTGGTGGGCATGTTGGCGCCCTCGGAGACGGCCTTGACCCCGTTGCGCACGAGGGTCGCGGCGGCGTCGGCGTCGAGTTCGTTCTGGGTGGCGGACGGCAGTGCGATGTCCGCGGGCACGTTCCAGACGCTGCCGCCGCTGATGTACCGGGCGGACCCGCCGCGGCGCGCGGCGTACTCGCTGATGCGCGCGCGTTCGACCTCCTTGATCTGCTTCAGGAGTTCGACGTCGATGCCCTTGTCGTCGATGACGTAGCCACCGGAGTCCGAGCAGGTCAGAGCGTTGGCCCCGAGGGCCTTGAGCTTCTCGATGGTGTAGATGGCGACGTTGCCGGAGCCGGAGACCACCGCGGTCTGGCCCTGGAGGTCCTCGCCGCGGCGGCGCAGCATCTCGGCGGCGAAGTAGACGTTGCCGTAGCCGGTCGCCTCGGGCCGGATGGACGAGCCGCCCCAGGAGAGGCCCTTGCCGGTGAGGACGCCGGACTCCCAGCGGTTGGTGATGCGCCGGTACTGGCCGAAGAGATAGCCGATCTCCCGGCCGCCGACGCCGATGTCACCGGCGGGCACGTCGGTGTGCGCGCCGATGTGGCGGTGCAGTTCCGTCATGAAGGACTGGCAGAAGCGCATGACCTCGGAGTCGGAGCGGCCGTGCGGGTCGAAGTCGCTGCCGCCCTTGCCGCCGCCGATGCCGAGACCGGTCAGCGCGTTCTTGAAGACCTGCTCGAAGCCCAGGAACTTCACGATGCCGAGGTTCACCGAGGAGTGGAAACGCAGACCGCCCTTGTACGGGCCGAGCGCGCTGTTGAACTCCACCCGGAAGCCGCGGTTGACGTGCACCCTCCCCCGGTCGTCCTGCCAGGGCACCCGGAAGATGATCTGCCGCTCCGGCTCGCAGAGGCGTTCCACCAGGCTCGCCTGGGCGTAGTCGTCCCGCACGGCCAGCACCGGCGCCAGGCTCTCCAGAACTTCGTGAACTGCCTGGTGGAACTCGGGCTGGGCCGGGTTGCGGTGCTCGATCTCGGTGCGCAGCGCAGCGAGCTTGTCCTTCGAAGAACTCGTGGTTGGCGGTGTCACAGGTGTCCCTTCCTGTCGGGCGCAGACGGCGGCCGCCCGTGTGCGGCGGGCGGCCGTCGGACCCAGTGTCTCCCCTCAACGATCGTCCCGGCGAGAACACCTGTGCCCAACCGTCCGGTTACTGAGACGGCGAGCGGGCCCGCGACCCGCCGGACGGCCGGTGCGGCGGCGGTGCCGACGAGGTTTTCCCGGGCTGGGGAGGGGAGATCCTCCGGGGGTCTCAAGGGTGTTCCCCAGCTCTCGTCCGTGGTGCCCTCCGTCGCGGCCGGGCACCACGGCCGGGTACCGCCGCCGGGTACCACGAAATCCCCGTACCACCGCTCCCACCTCCCGTAACAGCGTCCGGCCCGGAAGCAACCTCCGGTCGGCGAACCCCGTCAAGCAGACCGGGAGAGCACGGGAGGACCCGTGCAGGGGAACGGACGGAGCACCTTCACATGGGGATATCGGGGATATCGCAGGGGCCCGGCCCCACACACCAGGGGCCCGGTCCCACACACCACGAGTCCGGTCACGCACCGCACGAGTCCGGCCCCGCACCCCACCGGTCCGGCCCCTCCCGGAGGTTCCTGCTCGCAGGGCTCGGTACGGCCGCCGCGTCCGCCGCGCTCAGCGCCTGCTCCGTACCCGCGTCGCCGCGCCGTACCACCACCACCGCCGACCCGATGCCGGGCAAGGCGATATCCATAGCCAGGCACGACCGGCTCATGCAGATACTGGCCCACCCCGACGACGACATGTACTTCATGAACCCGGACACCCAGCGGATGCTGGACTCCGGGACGCCCCTGATCTGCGTGTACGTCACCGCAGGCGAGGCCACCGGTATCAACGTCGTCGCAGGACAGCCGCACCCCGCCCCCGACAAGCCCGCCTACTCGTCGGCCCGGCACCAGGGCCTGCGCCAGGCGTACGCGGTACAGCTGGGCCTCCCGCCGTTCACCCAGTGGCAGAAGGACGTCATCGCGCTGCGCGGCGGCCACCGTGCGGAGATCAACACGCTGGTGCGGGGCGCCCGCAGGGTCGAGCTGATCTTCCTCAACACGGCCATGCACACCGCACACGGGCGGCTGGGCCTGCCATCGCTCTGGACCGACCGGGGGCTCAGCCTGCGGACCGTGGTCGCCGAGGGCTCCCCGCTCCAGGAGGCGGGCGCGTACACGTACGACGCGATGGTCGACGTGCTCACCGGGCTGATGGCGCAGTACCGCCCGACCGTCATCCACACCCTCGACCCCGACCCGGACATCCAGCACAGCCCGAACGCGGTCCGCCGCAAGGACAGCGAGCAGGTCGGCTACTCCGACCACGCGGACCACACCGCCACCGCCTCCTTCAGCTGGGCGGCGATGATCCGCTGGGTCGCCGAGGCCACGCAGGGGAAGGGCGAGGTGCCGGCCTTCGTCGCCACCTCCTACCGGGGCTACTACAACCGCCACTGGCCGAAGAACCTGTCGCCGAAGGTCCTCGCCCAGAAGGCCGCGAACCTGCTCCCTTACGGCGGTGACGAAGCCTGGAACTGCGGAAACCCGGGCGGCTGCGGCGACTACAACGTGGGCATCGGCCGGCCGCTGACCAACAAGAAGGGGTGGGTCCGCTCCACCCACTACCGGTATCCGGGCCCGCGACCCGTCCTGGCCACCGAGCCGGACGGACGCCTCGCCGGGTACGGGGTCCTCGGCCTGCGCGCGGTGCGCTGGCGCGAGACGGCTCCGGGCAACGGCCAGTGGGGGCCGCCGCACGACCTGGGCGGCGGGCCGCTGGCCCCGACGCTCGGCGCGGCCGCGCTCAAGGACGGCCGGCAGCTGCTCTTCGGGCTGCGGTTCTCCTCGATAGCCGGGCACGGCTCGACCAACACGCGCGAAATAGTGCTGCTCCAACAGCGCACGCCCGGCGGGAAGTTCGCGGCGTGGACCGGGCTCGGCAACCCTGAGGGCGACCCGGACCGGGGCCGCCGGATAGGCGTCCCCGTCGCGGTCACCGACCGTGCGGGGCAGGTGCACCTCTTCGTACGCGACGCCGACCAGGGCATCAGCACCCGGGTCCGCTCCACCGGGGGGAGCTGGTCCCCCTGGCGGAGTCTGGGCGGCGGCCAGATCCAGGACGGCCTCTCCGCCACGGTCGACACGGCGGGCCGTGTCCATGTCTTCGCCTCGGGCCGGGACACCGTGCACCACTGGACCCAGACCGCGGCGGGCGGCCCCGTGGTGCTGTACCCGGACCCCCTCCTGCCGCTGCCGGGCGACTTCCCCACCGCTGTCGCCGCCAAGGACGGCGGCGTGGACGTGTACTACCGCGGGCCCGCGACGGCCGCGACGACCCACGTGCACCTGGGCGGCAACCGACCCGGCACCCGCCCCGGCACTCCCTCCGGCGCCCGCCCTCAGGGGCCCGCGCTGCTCGGCCAGGACGACCAGGGCCGTATCCAGCTCCTGCTGGACGGCAAGGTACTGCGGCGCACCGACGGCGTCGTACCGCTCGCGGGGGCCGCCCTGCTGGCCGAGGGGACCGGGACCGCCGGGGACTCCTCCGGCCCGACCGTGGCCGGCCTCGGCCCGGGAGCACTCCCCTGGCTGTGGCGGCCGGTCCGGGCCGTGTAGCCGCACCCGCGCACCGCGCGGCCCACCCACCAACCGGCCGGAGGCCCGCCACCGGGCCGGCCACACAGAAGGGCCCCCGGTCCGCCGCGAACGGCGGGCCGGGGGCCCTCTGCTGTTACCAGGTGCTCTGTGTGAGCGACCAGGTCAGACCATCAAGTGATTACTTGAGGATCTTCGTGACCTGGCCGGCGCCCACGGTCCGGCCACCCTCACGGATGGCGAACTTCAGGCCCTCTTCCATGGCGACGGGCTGGATCAGCGAGACGCTCATGAGGGTGTTGTCGCCCGGCATGACCATCTCGGTGCCCTCGGGAAGGGTCACAACGCCCGTTACGTCCGTGGTACGGAAGTAGAACTGCGGGCGGTAGTTGTTGAAGAAGGGGGTGTGACGGCCACCCTCGTCCTTCGACAGGATGTAGGCCTGGGCCTCGAACTCGGTGTGCGGCGTGACCGAACCGGGCTTGATGATGACCTGGCCGCGCTCGACGTCCTCGCGCTTGATGCCACGGAGGAGCAGACCGACGTTCTCACCGGCCTGGCCCTCGTCGAGCAGCTTGCGGAACATCTCGATGCCGGTGACCGTGGTGGTGGTCTTGTCCTGCTTGATGCCCACGATGTCAACGGTCTCGTTGACCTTGAGGACACCACGCTCGATACGACCGGTGACGACGGTGCCACGACCGGTGATCGTGAAGACGTCCTCGATCGGCATCAGGAACGGCTTCTCGACGTCACGCTCGGGCTGCGGGATCGACTCGTCGACGGCCTTCATCAGGTCGAGGACGGTCTGGCCCCACTCCTTGTCGCCCTCAAGGGCCTTGAGCGCCGAGACCTTGACGACCGGAAGGTCGTCGCCCGGGAACTCGTACTCGGAGAGGAGCTCACGGACCTCGAGCTCGACGAGCTCCAGGATCTCCTCGTCGTCCACCATGTCGGCCTTGTTCAGCGCGACAACGATGTACGGAACGCCGACCTGGCGGGCCAGGAGCACGTGCTCCTTGGTCTGCGGCATCGGGCCGTCGGTGGCCGCGACCACGAGGATGGCGCCGTCCATCTGCGCCGCACCCGTGATCATGTTCTTGATGTAGTCGGCGTGACCCGGGCAGTCGACGTGCGCGTAGTGACGCGACTCCGTCTGGTACTCGACGTGCGCGATCGAGATCGTGATACCGCGCTGGCGCTCCTCGGGAGCCTTGTCGATCTGGTCGAAGGCCGAGGCCTCGTTCAGGTCCGGGTACGCGTCGTGCAGCACCTTGGTAATGGCGGCCGTGAGGGTCGTCTTACCGTGGTCGATGTGACCGATGGTGCCGATGTTGACGTGCGGCTTAGTCCGCTCGAACTTTGCCTTCGCCACTGGGTCCTCCTGCGGAGTGGTTCTGTACGCCTTGCTTCATCGGCGCCAGGTGATCTTTGCTGGGATGCCGGGGCCCGGGGCATACGCCGCATTGCTTGCGCTCTGCGTCGAATGCCCCAGTGGCTCCGGTGATAAGCCTAAAGCGTGGACTCGGAAGAGTTACTCGCCCTTGGCCTTCGCGATGATCTCCTCGGCGACGTTCCGCGGAACCTCGGCGTAGGAGTCGAACTGCATCGAGTAGCTTGCGCGACCCGAGGTCTTGCTGCGGAGGTCTCCGACGTAGCCGAACATCTCCGAGAGGGGCACGAGGCCCTTCACGACGCGAGCGCCACTGCGCTCCTCCATGGCCTGGATCTGGCCACGGCGGGAGTTGAGGTCGCCGATGACATCGCCCATGTAGTCCTCGGGCGTGGTGACCTCGACGGCCATCATCGGCTCGAGGAGCACGGGGGACGCCTTGCGGGCACCCTCCTTGAACGCCTGCGAACCGGCGATCTTGAAGGCGAGCTCCGAGGAGTCCACCTCGTGGTAGCCACCGTCGAGAAGGGTGATGCGGACACCCACCATCTCGTAACCGGCGAGGATGCCGAACTTCATGGCTTCCTGCGCGCCCGCGTCCACCGAGGGGATGTACTCACGGGGGATGCGGCCACCGGTGACCTTGTTCACGAACTCGTAGGTCGCGTCGCCGCCCTCGATGGGCTCCATCGCGATCTGCACCTTCGCGAACTGGCCGGTACCACCAGTCTGCTTCTTGTGCGTGTAGTCGATACGGTCGACGGTCTTGCGGATCGTCTCGCGGTACGCGACCTGGGGCTTGCCGACGTTCGCCTCGACGCGGAACTCGCGCTTCATGCGGTCGACGAGCACCTCGAGGTGAAGCTCGCCCATACCACCGATGATGGTCTGGCCGGTCTCCTCCTCGGAGTGGACCTGGAAGGAGGGGTCCTCCTCCGAGAGCCGCTGGATGGCGACACCCAGCTTCTCCTGGTCACCCTTGGACTTGGGCTCGATGGCGACCTCGATGACCGGCGCCGGGAAGTCCATGGACTCCAGGATCACCGGCTGCTTGTCGTCGCAGAGCGTCTCACCGGTCGTGGTCTGCTTGAGCCCCATG comes from the Streptomyces sp. NBC_01471 genome and includes:
- a CDS encoding PIG-L family deacetylase; its protein translation is MGISGISQGPGPTHQGPGPTHHESGHAPHESGPAPHRSGPSRRFLLAGLGTAAASAALSACSVPASPRRTTTTADPMPGKAISIARHDRLMQILAHPDDDMYFMNPDTQRMLDSGTPLICVYVTAGEATGINVVAGQPHPAPDKPAYSSARHQGLRQAYAVQLGLPPFTQWQKDVIALRGGHRAEINTLVRGARRVELIFLNTAMHTAHGRLGLPSLWTDRGLSLRTVVAEGSPLQEAGAYTYDAMVDVLTGLMAQYRPTVIHTLDPDPDIQHSPNAVRRKDSEQVGYSDHADHTATASFSWAAMIRWVAEATQGKGEVPAFVATSYRGYYNRHWPKNLSPKVLAQKAANLLPYGGDEAWNCGNPGGCGDYNVGIGRPLTNKKGWVRSTHYRYPGPRPVLATEPDGRLAGYGVLGLRAVRWRETAPGNGQWGPPHDLGGGPLAPTLGAAALKDGRQLLFGLRFSSIAGHGSTNTREIVLLQQRTPGGKFAAWTGLGNPEGDPDRGRRIGVPVAVTDRAGQVHLFVRDADQGISTRVRSTGGSWSPWRSLGGGQIQDGLSATVDTAGRVHVFASGRDTVHHWTQTAAGGPVVLYPDPLLPLPGDFPTAVAAKDGGVDVYYRGPATAATTHVHLGGNRPGTRPGTPSGARPQGPALLGQDDQGRIQLLLDGKVLRRTDGVVPLAGAALLAEGTGTAGDSSGPTVAGLGPGALPWLWRPVRAV
- the tuf gene encoding elongation factor Tu, with product MAKAKFERTKPHVNIGTIGHIDHGKTTLTAAITKVLHDAYPDLNEASAFDQIDKAPEERQRGITISIAHVEYQTESRHYAHVDCPGHADYIKNMITGAAQMDGAILVVAATDGPMPQTKEHVLLARQVGVPYIVVALNKADMVDDEEILELVELEVRELLSEYEFPGDDLPVVKVSALKALEGDKEWGQTVLDLMKAVDESIPQPERDVEKPFLMPIEDVFTITGRGTVVTGRIERGVLKVNETVDIVGIKQDKTTTTVTGIEMFRKLLDEGQAGENVGLLLRGIKREDVERGQVIIKPGSVTPHTEFEAQAYILSKDEGGRHTPFFNNYRPQFYFRTTDVTGVVTLPEGTEMVMPGDNTLMSVSLIQPVAMEEGLKFAIREGGRTVGAGQVTKILK
- the gdhA gene encoding NADP-specific glutamate dehydrogenase, whose amino-acid sequence is MTPPTTSSSKDKLAALRTEIEHRNPAQPEFHQAVHEVLESLAPVLAVRDDYAQASLVERLCEPERQIIFRVPWQDDRGRVHVNRGFRVEFNSALGPYKGGLRFHSSVNLGIVKFLGFEQVFKNALTGLGIGGGKGGSDFDPHGRSDSEVMRFCQSFMTELHRHIGAHTDVPAGDIGVGGREIGYLFGQYRRITNRWESGVLTGKGLSWGGSSIRPEATGYGNVYFAAEMLRRRGEDLQGQTAVVSGSGNVAIYTIEKLKALGANALTCSDSGGYVIDDKGIDVELLKQIKEVERARISEYAARRGGSARYISGGSVWNVPADIALPSATQNELDADAAATLVRNGVKAVSEGANMPTTMEAVDVLHEAGVAFGPGKAANAGGVAVSALEMQQNAARDTWAPERVEDELLRIMRDIHHTCYETAERYGAPGNYVTGANIAGFERVADAMLAQGLI